One part of the Sorangiineae bacterium MSr11954 genome encodes these proteins:
- a CDS encoding glycosyl hydrolase family 18 protein, whose product MSKILLYVSSSIVAVAVAAAGCAASDDPVAVEKSAATRSSAELAGGRLGAVFKLTGNVGEYTVTNKSTASVTGWAITFDLPAGVTASAGEHATISQSGTHVTLTPAFYINTLQAGRSTYPYSPTFRLSSSATPSSCIIDDAACDGTPDTPPQAPTNLRATVKTTKTLTLAWNAAQAGSRPIAGYDVLRGGTVLTNVTDTTTNVTGLTPNTEYTFTVITKDTKGNASPASAPLTVRTNNPSDDTQPPTVPGNLRSTAVDSGSATLAWNASTDNTGVVAYDVYTGGTLSATVTGTTAKVSGLAPSTKYAFTVKARDGYDNESTASAPVEVTTPDVVSGYARVGYFVQWGIYGRQFFLRNLATNGGAAKLTHINYAFGNLDPVNFTCLHGVTKATTPGPQDPNQGDGAGDAEADYARIFPAGQSVDNVGDTGSEKLRGNYNQLRKLKAKFPNLKVLISLGGWTYSKFFSDAAATDASRKKFVSSCVDMYIKGNLPVYAGAGGPGSAAGIFDGIDVDWEWPGAEGHAGNHVSPNDKANLALLLAEFRKQLDALSTQTGKRYQLTAFTPADPAKIEAGWDLPRDAASLDIFNVQGYDFHGSGSDDSWEPKQTGHQGNLYRDADDPYNFHFSVEDAVNVYTNAGVNPRKITVGLAFYGRGWKQVTDGGKFGEWQAANGAAPGQFQEEAGTRGYANLLSSVPNCTIRHDEQSVAAYCYTGAGGQWWSFDDPWSIQKKTAWIKSRGLLGAMAWEMSGDPGTLMTAVDNGLK is encoded by the coding sequence GTGTCCAAAATTCTACTTTATGTTTCTTCGTCCATCGTGGCGGTGGCCGTGGCGGCCGCCGGGTGCGCCGCCAGCGACGATCCCGTTGCCGTCGAGAAATCGGCCGCGACGAGGTCTTCTGCGGAGCTGGCGGGGGGCCGGCTCGGCGCCGTCTTCAAGCTGACGGGCAATGTCGGCGAATACACCGTAACCAACAAGAGCACCGCGTCGGTGACGGGGTGGGCCATCACCTTCGATCTGCCGGCTGGAGTGACCGCCAGCGCCGGCGAGCACGCCACCATCAGCCAGAGCGGTACGCACGTCACCCTGACCCCGGCGTTCTACATCAATACGCTCCAAGCGGGGCGCTCCACCTATCCCTATAGCCCGACGTTCCGACTCAGCTCCTCGGCCACGCCGTCGAGTTGCATCATCGACGACGCCGCGTGCGATGGCACGCCGGACACCCCGCCGCAGGCGCCGACCAACCTGCGGGCGACCGTCAAGACGACCAAGACGCTCACCCTGGCGTGGAACGCGGCGCAGGCGGGCTCGCGTCCCATCGCGGGCTACGACGTGCTCCGCGGCGGCACCGTCCTCACCAACGTGACCGACACCACCACCAATGTGACCGGCCTGACGCCGAACACCGAGTACACGTTCACGGTCATCACCAAGGACACCAAGGGCAACGCATCGCCGGCGAGCGCGCCGCTCACGGTCCGCACGAACAACCCCAGCGACGATACCCAACCGCCGACCGTGCCGGGCAATCTGCGCAGCACCGCGGTGGACTCGGGCAGCGCCACCTTGGCTTGGAACGCGTCGACCGACAACACCGGCGTGGTCGCCTACGATGTGTACACGGGAGGCACGCTCTCCGCGACCGTGACGGGCACCACCGCCAAGGTGTCCGGGCTCGCGCCGTCCACCAAGTACGCGTTCACCGTGAAGGCCCGCGACGGCTACGACAACGAGTCGACGGCCAGCGCGCCGGTGGAAGTGACCACGCCCGACGTCGTGAGCGGCTACGCGCGCGTCGGCTACTTCGTGCAGTGGGGCATCTACGGCCGCCAGTTCTTCCTGCGCAACCTGGCCACCAACGGCGGGGCGGCCAAGCTGACGCACATCAACTACGCGTTCGGCAACTTGGACCCCGTGAACTTCACGTGCCTCCACGGCGTGACCAAGGCCACCACGCCCGGCCCGCAAGATCCCAACCAGGGTGACGGCGCCGGCGACGCCGAGGCCGACTACGCGCGCATCTTCCCGGCGGGTCAGTCCGTCGACAACGTGGGCGACACCGGCTCGGAGAAGCTGCGCGGCAACTACAACCAGCTGCGCAAGTTGAAGGCGAAGTTCCCGAACCTCAAGGTGCTGATCTCGCTCGGCGGCTGGACGTACTCCAAATTCTTCTCCGACGCGGCGGCCACCGACGCCTCCCGCAAGAAGTTCGTGAGCTCGTGCGTCGACATGTACATCAAGGGCAACCTGCCCGTGTACGCGGGCGCGGGCGGCCCGGGCAGCGCCGCCGGCATCTTCGACGGCATCGACGTGGACTGGGAGTGGCCGGGCGCCGAAGGGCACGCGGGCAACCACGTGAGCCCGAACGACAAGGCGAACCTGGCGCTGTTGCTGGCGGAGTTCCGCAAGCAGCTCGACGCGCTCAGCACGCAGACCGGCAAGCGTTACCAGCTCACCGCCTTCACCCCGGCCGATCCCGCGAAGATCGAGGCGGGCTGGGATCTGCCCCGCGACGCGGCCTCGCTCGATATCTTCAACGTGCAAGGCTACGACTTCCACGGCTCCGGCAGCGATGACTCGTGGGAGCCGAAGCAGACCGGCCACCAGGGCAACCTTTACCGCGACGCCGACGATCCGTACAACTTCCACTTCAGCGTGGAGGACGCGGTCAACGTCTACACCAACGCGGGCGTGAACCCGCGCAAGATCACGGTGGGCCTGGCCTTCTACGGCCGCGGGTGGAAGCAGGTCACCGACGGCGGCAAGTTCGGTGAGTGGCAGGCGGCCAACGGCGCGGCGCCCGGTCAGTTCCAAGAGGAGGCCGGCACACGCGGCTACGCCAACCTGCTCTCCAGCGTGCCCAATTGCACCATCCGGCACGACGAGCAGTCGGTGGCCG